GGACGGCGGGCGTAATCAAGTCCCCAGGGTTCGAGCAGTCCGGCCAGGGCCGGAGCCAGGTTTCTTTGTTGCAGGAGCAGGTCAAGATCCTGTTGCCGCCTGCTCCGCAGGCAGTCTTTCAGGGCCTGGTAGAAGGGGAACCTGGAGAACTGGCTGAAAAATTGCTGATGAAACGGGAAGTCGGGACAATCCCCGTCATTCAACCATTGGTCAAGCGCCGCCGCGGAATGAAACAGATTCTTGAACATGCGGCTGGCTGCACCGCTGGCGGGTACAAATCGACTGAAACGACCCTTGTTCGCGGACTCTTCGAAGGCCTGAACGAGAGGTCCCTCCCGGTCGGCGTCGAACAGGCTGATGCCGTCCCCGGGTGTGCAGGCACGATCGATACTCAAAGGCTCTGGAGGGTTCCGGAACAGTTCGAGTTGTCGTTCAGTTTCAGTGATTGATAAACCGTGGGCGGCGATCTGCGCGAGGTCGGATTGCGTAAAAGGCATGCTTCCCCCATAGAATGAATCTTCAAGGCCTGGGGTGATGATACCCTCTGCGGGGAAAAGTTCAAGTGGTTGTTTTTACATCTTTTCAGGCCGGTGCCGGTTTTTTTCGCACCAGGGTCTGGAGAAATCTCTGGACGTTTTCGACCAGTTCCGTCGCGGCCGTTTCGGGGTTTTGGATAATGCCCAGAAAATATTTGTCGATGGGGAAAATATGGCAGTGGTGCTGTCCCTGTCGTTTCAGAGTCAGGCAGCGAAAGCCGGAGAAACCGATGGCCTGCTGGATCGCCTGGGCATTTATGCCGCAGATGGTGGCAACGGAGGCCAGGTCGTCGCAGTCCTCCATGTTGTGGGTGATGACGTGCCCATCGTGACGGCAGAGGACGAACTGGTTGACACCGTCGATCTGGACAATACGCTGGGCGAAACGGTCGGCATTTGACATGGCGTTATCCCTGTCCGGCAGCGAGCTTCAGTTGGCTCTGGATCAGATCACGGTACTGTTTGGCTTTCTGGTTGTCGCCGATGTCGCGGCAGACCAGGTCGATGAGGTGCGGCAGGTTGGTGATCGATACCTGGAAAGTTTTGCTCCATTCGATCAACGCGTCCTGGAAAAGGATCTCCGCCATCGGCCCGATAACGCTGGCCAGCTGCTGCTGCATGCCTTTCATCGGTGTCGACAGCGGCCCCCTGGCCAGGAGTTCTTCCGGGGTGACCTCGGGGGATTGCCGATCCGCAGCCTGCGCGGCTGCCGGGGAAGCTGTCACAGGGGATTGCGCCGGGGCGGCTGAACGTGGTTGCCGCAGGTCCTCCAGGGCCATCTTCAGAGACATGCTCAGCAGGTTCATGTTGGCCGCCGGATCACAGATCACCATGATATAGCGTCCTTCGCTGATTTCACGGGTGATCAGGGTCGCCTCTTCGTAGCAGAGACTGGTTTCGGCCAGATCATTGAAACTGAGTCGACCGGCACTGAATATCTTGTTCAGCAGTTTTCCCATGCCGGCAAGTTTTTCCGGTTTGAAGAGGCCGGGCAGGTTGTTGGCCAGGACCCCCTGCTGGGCCTGGTAGATGGCCGCGCCAACCACTCCCGGGATGGCCTTGAGATCATCGAGTGCCTGTTGCATGTGTTCCCCCTGGGTCGAATGGTGTCCTTGTCAGAAGAGGTCTTCCGCCAATTGTTCCATGACGGGTTTCGGGCGACTGCCCGGTTTTAAGCTTATGGCAATCCTGTGGCTGCCGTGGCGGAAGAAAAGAAAGCGGTTCTTCTGCCCGGCCTTGACCATGACATGAGAGAGGGTTCCGCAGCCGACGTAGGCCTCCATCTCCTCACCAACCTGGAACAGGTAGCTGGGATCCAGCCCGCTCAGTGAACAGGGTTCCCTGCTCTTGTGTTCGAGGAAATTTTTCGCATCAAAAATTGCATATTCAAGAATTTCAGATGTTTTTTCAAGTCTTTCAAGGAGATTCGGGTCGAGTTTATCTGGAGCATTGGTTGCCGGTTGAGTCGGGTTCATGCTGCTTCGTGGCGCGTCCTCCTTGTCAGTGAGGAGGTTTCCAAAGTGGTTTTCCGGGAGGCCTTCATTTCGCGGCACATCGGGAGCGGCTTCAGCCGCAGCGTCTTCGTCCTTGATCCTGAAGGCTTCCATGAGCAGGAATTCCAGGGTTGCTTCGATCTTTTTTTCCTGCTTGCGACAGATGCTGTCCATTTCGATTTCGGCATCATCCCAGGCGACAATCCGGTAGGCGGCCTCTTCGCCATGGAGATCGCCGGTTTCAGCGTCCAGCAGAGCGCCGCCGCGCAGGTAGAGATAGCCCACCCTTCCTCTTGAATGGACCTTCAGGGTACAGCTTTTCTGTTCCATGTGGACCAGCTGCAGGAAGGTCGCCAGGGTGATGCCACGGATATAGCTGTGTTTTTCTTCTGCCAGGGCATTGTCGATCGTTCGGGTCAGATGGTCGAAGTCAAGCGGTTTTTCCAGGTAGTGCAGGGCCTGGATCTTGCTCAGCCGCGCCTCGATATCCGGAGTTCCGAACGCGGTCATGACGATAACCGGCAATTCCGGCTGGCAGCGGCTGACATAGGCCAGAAGTTCGAACCCGTCCATGATCGGCATTTTCAGATCGGTGACCAGGAGATCAACTTTCCTGGTGGTGAGAACCTCAACCGCCTGTTGTCCATTGTTGGCGGTCAGAATACGGAAATTCCGATCGAGAGTGATCAGCCCGTCACGCAGGCTGAGCAGGAACGGTTTTTCATCGTCAACGAGGAGTATGGTCGGCATCCTGGCCTGCCTCATTTCGCTGTGTTGCCGGGGTGTCGGACATCGGCAAGGCGATTCTCATGATGGTTCCGCGCCCCGGCGTGCTTTGGACATCAATACTGGCGTTCATCTTGGTTAAAAGCTTCTGAACAATGACCAGTCCAAGACCGTTGCCGTTCGGCTTGTTGGTGCAGAAGGGCTGGAAAAGTCTTTTCTGTTCATCTTCGGTCATGCCGCAGCCGTTGTCTTCTACGTAAATCCAGGCAAGATGGTCGCTGAATCTGAGCCTGATGGCGATGGTCGGCCTGTCCGTGTCTGCCAGCGCGTCCGCGGCGTTGGACACCAGGTTGAGGAGGGCCTGGTGCAGCGCCCGGGGATCGATGGTGACGAAGACCGAATTGTCAAAGCCGTCGATGCGCAGCGAAATTCCCTTGCTTTCGATATCGCGTGAGAGCAGCGGCAGGAAGCGGTCCATGAAGTGGGCGAGATCGACCTCCCGGCATTCGACATTCTCAAACATACTGAAATTTTTCAACGATTTCAGCATATATTCCATCCGGCCGATTTCCTGCTGGGCCCGATCGAAATACTCTTCAATGGTTTCCGGAGGGAATTTCCCCAGGTTGTTGCGCAGGACGCTCAGTGTCATCTTGATTGAATTGAGGGGGTTGCCTATTTCATGACGGATTCCCGAAAAGATGAAACCGATATTGTCCATGGTGTTGACCGCCTGCGCAATCGACTCAAGACGCAGTTTCTCGGTGATGTCACGGACAAAGATACAGCAACAGCGGTCATGAATATAGTATTGGCTGAAGCCGAGCATGCGTCCCCGGAATTCAAGGGTCCGGGATGTGCCGGGCCGCGTGAGACCGGATTCCTGCCCCTGGGGATGGTTGAACATTTCCAGGAGCTGGTTGCCCACCAGCTCCTCACCGCCATCCCGGAGAATGTCGAAAACGGCCCGGTTGCGATAGTCAATCCGGCCGTTCGTGGGATCGAAGACGATGATGCCGATATCAAGTTTGTCGAGCAGGGCCGCATGACTCCAGTTGGAATGCTGGACATCGGAGTCCGCCGCGCGGCGGCTCGATTTGCTGATGATGTGCGGCATCAATGGTCCCTTTTGTGCACGATGGCCAGGGTGCGGCGGATCAGGCCGCCTTTTTTCTCAGGCGTTGAATCGCGAATTTGATGCTGGTGCCGAGGCGGTCGACCGCGCGTGCCAGATCGCCGATTTCGTCTCTGCGGTCTAGCCCCTCGATGGTGATGTCGAGTTTGCCCTGGCTCAGCTGGTCCGCGGCCCTGGTCAGGTTGCGAATCGGTTCAGCAAGGCGT
This region of Geothermobacter hydrogeniphilus genomic DNA includes:
- a CDS encoding roadblock/LC7 domain-containing protein, translated to MSNADRFAQRIVQIDGVNQFVLCRHDGHVITHNMEDCDDLASVATICGINAQAIQQAIGFSGFRCLTLKRQGQHHCHIFPIDKYFLGIIQNPETAATELVENVQRFLQTLVRKKPAPA
- a CDS encoding response regulator yields the protein MPTILLVDDEKPFLLSLRDGLITLDRNFRILTANNGQQAVEVLTTRKVDLLVTDLKMPIMDGFELLAYVSRCQPELPVIVMTAFGTPDIEARLSKIQALHYLEKPLDFDHLTRTIDNALAEEKHSYIRGITLATFLQLVHMEQKSCTLKVHSRGRVGYLYLRGGALLDAETGDLHGEEAAYRIVAWDDAEIEMDSICRKQEKKIEATLEFLLMEAFRIKDEDAAAEAAPDVPRNEGLPENHFGNLLTDKEDAPRSSMNPTQPATNAPDKLDPNLLERLEKTSEILEYAIFDAKNFLEHKSREPCSLSGLDPSYLFQVGEEMEAYVGCGTLSHVMVKAGQKNRFLFFRHGSHRIAISLKPGSRPKPVMEQLAEDLF
- a CDS encoding two-component system sensor histidine kinase NtrB — its product is MPHIISKSSRRAADSDVQHSNWSHAALLDKLDIGIIVFDPTNGRIDYRNRAVFDILRDGGEELVGNQLLEMFNHPQGQESGLTRPGTSRTLEFRGRMLGFSQYYIHDRCCCIFVRDITEKLRLESIAQAVNTMDNIGFIFSGIRHEIGNPLNSIKMTLSVLRNNLGKFPPETIEEYFDRAQQEIGRMEYMLKSLKNFSMFENVECREVDLAHFMDRFLPLLSRDIESKGISLRIDGFDNSVFVTIDPRALHQALLNLVSNAADALADTDRPTIAIRLRFSDHLAWIYVEDNGCGMTEDEQKRLFQPFCTNKPNGNGLGLVIVQKLLTKMNASIDVQSTPGRGTIMRIALPMSDTPATQRNEAGQDADHTPR